One genomic region from Yersinia canariae encodes:
- a CDS encoding autotransporter outer membrane beta-barrel domain-containing protein yields the protein MNINNIILLPCFRKTLLASLLIPLFSPIYSWAAQTISVTDGTSTSISGEYGTDGDYLSAVAVQGPDSAITGESDLTINTAGRGADGANVTNGGSLHLNGSSINTQGVVAYGISNNKGTVIVEDGTITTVGQQSYGISSTGLGSRTEINGTEITTSGTSAYGISGKSGTALILNNSIFNAGGGGSYGIYLSDLGSTLTGANNVINNTGVGGGTGVYIGDGGVNATLNDTTINMTNGSAGVSVGRGSSITMDGLTATGNIYQVLDITGSATVSNANIDLASGAVLRAMGNSSTNKAVIILNNINAISRSGTATMVNVNMNADVTINGGSYHSQGTYAMGIWVPDNTSSVKVSHSEVITEGDGATAIENRGKAVVDNTVVKTTGNSSHGIYSESIFNATNMTISTAGVGSIGTTAARGGNLNLDGATVDTTGDSGMVLGTFASSSLNVKNMTGTSTGASAYALWLQTRSSILLTDSQINTTGVNAGGIYATSSTTDYSQATLDNAQVVSEQGAGVRAYGASINIDVKNGSQLSGGNGLLVNASTNTGTVSAPLNLVSHVNLNADNHSVLVGDIQADDNNNVNLTLKNNSVWQGAARNAKSIDIDDSSIWNLTGDADVESMNVLGQINFTQAASRIQARTPYSFSTLTVNGNLTGNSTLTFNAQLGDDSSPTDKLHVIGDAQGSHAVQVINQGGLGALTTGNGINLITVDGDSSTGHFAMNDSVVAGAYEYFLYQLDAHNWNLQSNLAPVIPVDPIAPPVDPIVPVDPEAPVDPIVPVDPGTPVIAYRQEVPGYIAAPWLNAFYGFTTLGSLHERRGGVSGSANGFSQGSWGRISGQHNKFEAGRFNYDSDIWFAQLGHDFYQAENAAGTEVTAGVMVTLGKQDTDTQDTARALRSDLSINTGKIKTDAYGLGGYYQMVTQQGGYVDLVGQGTLYRNNYQSQHDAKQNGYGVALSAEVGQAYSLAGSWKVEPQGQLKYQYLNLNSFSDDISGVSGTSYSVGQARAGMRVFSEATKQQTIKPYLSADVVYQLGQNPQVTVDTARFRPEFSKTYWQGGAGVTAKVNNNVDIYADAKYQRAFDGKMDGYTGNLGVKVSF from the coding sequence ATGAACATAAATAACATAATACTCTTACCCTGCTTCCGTAAAACGCTGCTGGCCAGCCTTCTCATTCCTCTTTTTAGCCCTATTTATAGTTGGGCCGCTCAAACTATAAGTGTTACGGATGGTACTTCCACTTCCATTTCTGGTGAGTATGGTACTGACGGTGACTACCTGTCAGCAGTTGCTGTTCAAGGGCCTGATAGCGCCATCACGGGCGAATCTGACCTCACTATCAATACGGCGGGCCGTGGCGCTGATGGTGCTAATGTCACTAATGGCGGCTCGTTGCATTTGAACGGCTCCTCGATAAATACTCAAGGTGTAGTCGCCTATGGCATCAGTAATAATAAAGGCACGGTGATAGTAGAGGATGGGACAATTACCACTGTAGGCCAACAAAGTTATGGCATTTCCTCTACAGGCTTAGGGAGTCGCACCGAAATTAATGGTACTGAAATAACGACCAGTGGGACATCTGCTTACGGGATTTCAGGAAAATCTGGAACGGCATTAATACTGAATAATTCGATATTCAACGCCGGTGGTGGTGGCAGTTATGGTATTTATTTGAGTGACTTGGGCAGCACATTAACCGGTGCGAATAATGTGATTAATAATACCGGGGTTGGCGGTGGTACGGGTGTTTATATTGGTGATGGTGGCGTAAATGCTACTCTGAACGACACAACTATTAATATGACCAATGGCTCTGCCGGTGTGAGTGTCGGCCGGGGTTCGAGTATAACGATGGATGGCCTGACGGCCACGGGAAATATTTATCAGGTACTTGATATTACAGGCTCGGCCACAGTCAGTAATGCCAATATTGATTTAGCTTCTGGCGCGGTATTGCGTGCAATGGGCAACAGCTCGACCAATAAAGCAGTAATCATCTTAAATAACATCAATGCGATTTCTCGCAGCGGCACCGCAACGATGGTTAACGTTAATATGAATGCTGATGTCACGATTAATGGTGGTTCCTACCACTCCCAAGGCACTTACGCCATGGGAATTTGGGTGCCGGATAATACGTCATCAGTGAAAGTTAGCCACTCTGAAGTGATTACTGAGGGAGATGGTGCCACGGCTATTGAGAACCGAGGCAAAGCAGTTGTTGACAACACCGTCGTCAAAACGACCGGAAATAGTTCGCATGGTATTTACTCAGAATCGATTTTTAATGCCACCAATATGACTATTTCGACTGCGGGGGTCGGCAGCATAGGCACCACCGCAGCTCGGGGCGGTAACCTCAATCTTGATGGGGCGACAGTCGATACCACGGGTGACTCCGGTATGGTTCTTGGGACCTTTGCCAGTTCCTCTCTTAATGTCAAAAATATGACCGGAACATCCACCGGTGCCAGTGCTTATGCTTTGTGGTTGCAAACCAGGAGCAGCATTTTGTTGACGGATAGCCAAATCAATACCACTGGTGTGAATGCCGGTGGGATCTACGCGACCAGTTCAACGACTGATTATAGTCAGGCTACATTGGATAATGCCCAAGTCGTCAGTGAGCAGGGGGCGGGGGTGCGGGCTTATGGCGCAAGCATTAATATTGATGTGAAAAATGGTTCGCAACTGAGTGGCGGTAACGGCTTGCTGGTGAATGCCTCGACCAATACCGGCACCGTTTCTGCGCCATTGAACCTTGTTAGTCATGTGAATCTGAATGCTGATAACCATTCTGTGTTGGTTGGCGATATTCAAGCCGATGACAATAACAATGTTAACCTCACGCTGAAAAATAATTCGGTTTGGCAGGGTGCTGCCCGTAATGCCAAGAGTATTGATATCGATGACAGCAGTATTTGGAATTTGACAGGCGATGCTGATGTTGAGTCAATGAATGTATTGGGGCAGATAAACTTTACTCAAGCCGCCAGTCGTATTCAGGCTCGTACACCATATAGTTTCAGTACGTTAACCGTGAATGGCAATTTAACCGGCAATAGTACATTGACCTTTAATGCACAATTGGGCGATGACAGTTCTCCAACAGATAAACTGCATGTGATAGGTGATGCACAGGGTAGCCATGCCGTACAGGTTATTAATCAGGGTGGTTTGGGGGCTTTGACGACCGGAAACGGTATTAATCTGATTACTGTTGATGGTGATAGTAGCACTGGCCATTTTGCGATGAACGATTCAGTGGTTGCCGGTGCTTATGAATATTTCCTGTATCAACTTGATGCGCACAACTGGAATTTACAATCTAACTTGGCTCCTGTTATCCCTGTCGACCCGATAGCGCCGCCAGTAGACCCGATAGTTCCAGTAGACCCAGAAGCGCCAGTGGACCCGATAGTTCCAGTTGACCCAGGAACACCGGTGATTGCTTATCGCCAAGAAGTACCGGGTTATATTGCCGCTCCTTGGTTAAATGCTTTCTACGGTTTTACCACTTTGGGTAGCTTACATGAGCGCCGAGGGGGCGTAAGTGGCTCCGCGAATGGCTTTAGCCAGGGGTCTTGGGGCCGAATCAGTGGCCAACATAATAAGTTTGAGGCCGGCCGTTTTAACTACGATTCCGATATCTGGTTTGCGCAGTTAGGACATGATTTTTATCAGGCTGAAAATGCAGCGGGAACTGAAGTGACGGCCGGTGTAATGGTGACATTGGGTAAACAGGATACGGATACTCAAGATACGGCCAGGGCGCTGCGCTCAGACCTTTCAATCAATACCGGAAAAATTAAAACAGATGCCTATGGGCTAGGCGGTTACTATCAAATGGTGACCCAGCAAGGCGGCTATGTTGATCTCGTCGGGCAAGGAACGTTATACCGCAACAATTACCAAAGCCAGCATGACGCCAAACAAAATGGCTATGGTGTGGCGCTCTCCGCCGAAGTCGGTCAGGCGTATTCCCTTGCGGGAAGCTGGAAGGTAGAACCTCAAGGGCAACTGAAATATCAATATCTGAATCTGAACAGTTTCAGTGACGACATTTCTGGTGTGAGCGGTACATCCTATTCTGTCGGGCAGGCCCGTGCTGGGATGCGAGTTTTCAGTGAGGCCACCAAACAGCAAACGATTAAACCTTATCTATCTGCTGATGTGGTTTACCAATTGGGTCAGAATCCACAGGTTACTGTTGATACAGCCCGCTTCCGCCCTGAATTCAGTAAAACCTACTGGCAAGGTGGCGCTGGCGTGACCGCTAAAGTGAATAATAACGTTGATATTTATGCCGATGCCAAATACCAACGTGCTTTTGACGGTAAAATGGACGGTTACACCGGCAACCTCGGTGTAAAAGTAAGTTTCTGA
- a CDS encoding zinc-dependent alcohol dehydrogenase family protein, whose amino-acid sequence MTQKSHLRAVVHQFGPASECVQLESYTPALLNAGELRVKMRYSTINPSDLITISGAYSARTQLPLVPGFEGMGVVESGGEFVGQRVLPLGSAGAWQQYKHCDAQWCFAVPDWLTDEQAATSYVNPMTAWLMLTETLAATAGMKIVISAANSTIGLMLIRMAKLLGLTVTAVVRRAGVESAFEHAEPDELLILPDADSSISVSTIRAIRSADAVLDCVGGNSAMRLAERVRQGGEFISYGLLSGEPIPLSFWQYRPDIRFSYFHLRQWIHNAGRDALATKLDEIFPLIREGIASSQIAGEFALNELPVALNAISQNFSQGKVLIRCNS is encoded by the coding sequence ATGACACAGAAAAGCCATTTACGGGCGGTAGTTCACCAATTTGGCCCCGCCAGCGAATGTGTTCAGTTGGAATCCTATACACCCGCCCTGCTTAATGCCGGTGAACTGCGGGTAAAAATGCGCTACAGCACGATTAATCCATCAGATCTGATTACCATTTCTGGCGCATATTCTGCGCGAACTCAGTTGCCACTAGTGCCCGGCTTTGAAGGGATGGGTGTTGTTGAGTCCGGTGGCGAATTTGTTGGCCAACGTGTGCTCCCGCTGGGGAGTGCTGGCGCATGGCAACAATATAAGCACTGTGATGCACAATGGTGTTTTGCCGTGCCCGACTGGCTCACCGATGAACAAGCCGCCACCAGCTATGTTAACCCGATGACCGCCTGGCTGATGCTAACAGAGACTCTCGCCGCCACTGCTGGAATGAAGATTGTGATCAGTGCGGCTAACTCGACGATTGGCTTGATGCTGATCAGAATGGCAAAGCTGTTGGGCTTGACAGTCACAGCGGTTGTCCGTCGTGCGGGGGTTGAAAGCGCATTTGAACATGCTGAACCCGATGAACTGCTTATCTTGCCGGATGCGGATAGCAGTATTTCTGTCAGCACAATACGCGCCATCAGGAGTGCTGATGCCGTGCTCGATTGTGTCGGAGGTAATAGCGCCATGAGGTTGGCAGAGAGAGTTCGGCAAGGTGGTGAATTTATCTCTTACGGGTTACTTTCTGGTGAACCAATCCCCCTTTCATTCTGGCAATATCGGCCCGATATTCGCTTTAGTTATTTCCATTTACGCCAATGGATTCATAACGCAGGCCGTGACGCGCTGGCAACTAAGCTGGACGAAATCTTCCCTTTAATTCGCGAGGGTATCGCCAGCTCACAAATTGCGGGGGAATTTGCTTTGAATGAACTGCCCGTTGCATTAAATGCCATCAGCCAGAATTTTTCTCAGGGTAAAGTTCTGATTCGCTGTAATAGCTAA
- a CDS encoding DMT family transporter, with protein MRVKTRGAIEMIAAMLISGTVGWPVIASGQPAITVVFWRCVFGAFAMFMACVMLGLLKRGALTRQHITIAVIGGITLVLNWILLFGAYSYASISVATVTYHTQPFMLVGLGVLFFGEKLTANAFCWLLVAFGGMLLIIIGQQGAITLGSDYLIGVVMALGAAFMYAVTAAIIKRLKGQPPHLIVLIQLVVGAILLAPFVSWSGLSLPASTWGLLLIIGVIHTGLMSSLLYGAIQKIPTSLVGALSFIYPVVAIIVDWLVFNHHLSAVQMAGASAILLAAAGMNFGWKLAGSRPRESKKYS; from the coding sequence ATGAGAGTGAAAACGCGCGGTGCAATTGAAATGATTGCAGCCATGCTTATTTCTGGCACGGTCGGCTGGCCGGTGATTGCCTCCGGCCAACCCGCGATAACAGTCGTATTCTGGCGCTGCGTGTTTGGCGCATTCGCCATGTTTATGGCCTGCGTCATGCTAGGGTTGCTCAAGCGCGGTGCGCTTACCCGACAGCACATCACCATTGCCGTTATCGGCGGTATTACACTGGTGTTGAACTGGATTTTACTGTTTGGCGCTTACTCTTATGCTTCCATTTCGGTGGCAACAGTGACCTACCATACTCAACCTTTTATGCTGGTTGGGCTGGGCGTGCTATTTTTTGGTGAGAAATTAACGGCGAATGCGTTTTGTTGGTTGCTGGTGGCTTTTGGCGGGATGCTGCTTATTATTATCGGACAGCAGGGGGCTATCACCCTGGGTTCCGACTACCTCATTGGCGTGGTGATGGCGTTAGGGGCGGCATTTATGTATGCGGTCACGGCGGCGATTATCAAGCGCCTAAAAGGCCAGCCGCCGCATCTGATTGTGCTGATTCAGTTGGTGGTTGGCGCGATTTTATTGGCACCTTTTGTGAGTTGGTCTGGTTTATCGCTGCCAGCAAGCACATGGGGATTACTGTTAATTATCGGCGTCATCCACACCGGGTTGATGTCTTCGTTGCTATATGGTGCGATTCAGAAAATCCCGACCAGCTTGGTCGGCGCACTCTCTTTTATCTATCCGGTGGTGGCAATTATTGTCGACTGGTTAGTATTCAATCACCACCTGAGCGCCGTGCAAATGGCGGGTGCTAGCGCAATTTTGCTGGCTGCTGCGGGTATGAATTTTGGCTGGAAGCTGGCGGGGAGTCGCCCGCGCGAAAGTAAAAAATATTCCTGA
- a CDS encoding helix-turn-helix domain-containing protein, with protein sequence MTHSVLNNSDHAATPIGLLSASIRREREKLGLTVTELAKRAGIAKSTLSQLEGGAGNPSLETLWSLAMALDVPVSRLIAQPRLHVQVIRANEGIAAVSEQANYTATLLAACPAGVQRDIYRINVQPGEPRRSRAHMPGTIEHVIIGSGRARVGPVDQAIELSSGDYISYSADVEHIFEALMADTTAVMMIEHA encoded by the coding sequence ATGACTCATTCTGTGCTTAATAATTCAGACCATGCCGCAACGCCTATTGGCTTGCTTTCTGCTTCTATTCGCCGGGAACGTGAGAAGTTGGGGCTGACGGTAACAGAATTAGCTAAACGTGCAGGTATCGCGAAATCGACGTTATCGCAACTGGAAGGCGGGGCCGGTAATCCTAGTCTGGAAACCCTCTGGTCGCTAGCCATGGCACTGGATGTCCCGGTCAGTCGGTTAATCGCCCAACCGCGCCTACATGTTCAGGTGATCAGAGCGAATGAGGGCATTGCAGCCGTTTCTGAACAGGCAAATTACACCGCTACGTTACTCGCGGCCTGCCCTGCGGGTGTACAGCGCGATATTTATCGGATTAATGTTCAGCCCGGTGAACCCAGGCGCTCCCGCGCACATATGCCCGGCACCATTGAACATGTGATTATCGGCTCAGGGAGAGCCAGAGTCGGGCCGGTTGATCAGGCAATTGAATTAAGTAGCGGCGATTACATCAGTTATTCCGCTGATGTGGAGCATATTTTTGAAGCGCTGATGGCGGATACTACTGCGGTAATGATGATTGAGCACGCATAG
- the gorA gene encoding glutathione-disulfide reductase, with the protein MTKHYDYLAIGGGSGGIASINRAAMYGKKCALIEAKQLGGTCVNVGCVPKKVMWHAAQIAEAIHLYGPDYGFDTTVNHFDWKKLIANRTAYIDRIHQSYERGLGNNKVDVIHGFARFVDAHTVEVNGEKITADHILIATGGRPSHPNIPGAEYGIDSDGFFELDEMPKRVAVVGAGYIAVEIAGVLNGLGTETHLFVRKHAPLRTFDPLIVETLLEVMNTEGPKLHTEAVPKAVIKNADGSLTLQLENGTEVTVDHLIWAIGREPATDNLNLPASGVKTNEKGYIEVDKFQNTNVKGIYAVGDNTGAVELTPVAVAAGRRLSERLFNNKPDEHLDYSNIPTVVFSHPPIGTIGLTEPQAREKFGDDQVKVYKSSFTAMYSAVTQHRQPCRMKLVCVGAEEKIVGIHGIGFGMDEILQGFAVAVKMGATKKDFDNTVAIHPTAAEEFVTMR; encoded by the coding sequence ATGACTAAACATTACGATTATCTAGCAATTGGCGGTGGCAGTGGCGGGATCGCATCTATCAACCGGGCTGCTATGTATGGCAAGAAATGTGCGCTGATCGAAGCTAAACAGCTCGGTGGCACCTGTGTGAATGTTGGTTGTGTGCCGAAAAAAGTGATGTGGCATGCTGCTCAAATTGCAGAAGCAATTCATTTATACGGCCCGGATTACGGCTTCGACACCACAGTGAATCATTTCGATTGGAAAAAGCTGATTGCCAATCGTACTGCTTACATCGATCGTATCCATCAGTCTTATGAGCGCGGCTTGGGTAATAACAAAGTGGATGTTATTCATGGTTTCGCGCGTTTTGTTGATGCGCATACCGTGGAAGTGAACGGTGAGAAGATTACCGCCGACCACATCTTGATAGCCACTGGTGGCCGCCCAAGTCACCCCAATATTCCCGGCGCTGAATACGGTATCGACTCCGATGGCTTCTTCGAGTTGGACGAGATGCCAAAACGCGTTGCTGTGGTGGGCGCTGGCTATATCGCGGTAGAAATCGCAGGTGTACTCAATGGGTTAGGTACAGAAACGCACCTGTTTGTGCGCAAACATGCCCCCCTGCGTACTTTTGATCCGTTGATTGTCGAAACCCTGCTGGAAGTGATGAACACCGAAGGGCCAAAACTGCATACTGAAGCGGTACCCAAAGCTGTTATCAAAAATGCGGATGGCAGCCTGACGCTACAACTGGAAAACGGCACTGAAGTGACTGTCGACCACCTGATTTGGGCAATCGGCCGTGAACCGGCGACGGATAACCTGAATCTGCCCGCCAGTGGTGTCAAAACCAATGAAAAAGGCTATATCGAGGTCGATAAATTCCAGAATACTAACGTCAAAGGTATCTATGCCGTTGGCGATAACACGGGCGCTGTTGAGCTAACTCCGGTGGCAGTTGCTGCGGGCCGCCGTTTATCCGAGCGCCTGTTCAATAACAAGCCGGATGAGCATCTGGATTACAGCAACATCCCGACGGTGGTATTCAGCCACCCACCAATCGGCACAATTGGTCTGACTGAGCCGCAAGCACGCGAGAAGTTTGGCGATGATCAAGTGAAAGTGTACAAATCGTCATTCACCGCGATGTACAGTGCAGTGACCCAGCACCGCCAGCCATGCCGAATGAAATTAGTTTGCGTGGGCGCGGAAGAGAAGATTGTCGGTATCCACGGCATCGGCTTCGGTATGGATGAAATCCTGCAAGGGTTCGCTGTCGCCGTGAAGATGGGCGCAACGAAGAAAGATTTCGACAACACTGTCGCTATCCACCCAACTGCTGCCGAAGAATTTGTGACAATGCGCTAA